A window from Pseudoliparis swirei isolate HS2019 ecotype Mariana Trench chromosome 17, NWPU_hadal_v1, whole genome shotgun sequence encodes these proteins:
- the zswim8 gene encoding zinc finger SWIM domain-containing protein 8 isoform X3, with protein sequence MELMFAEWEDGERFSFEDSDRFEEDSLCSFISEAESLCQNWRGWRKQSAGPNSPTVKIKDGQVIPLVELSAKQVAFHIPFEVVEKVYPPVPEQLQLRIAYWSFPENEEDIRLYSCLANGSPDEFQRGEQLYRIRAVKDPLQIGFHLSATVVTSQSGQSKGAYNVAVMFDRCRITSCSCTCGAGAKWCAHVVALCLFRIHNASAVCLRAPVSESLSRLQRDQLQKFAQYLISELPQQILPTAQRLLDELLSSQSTAINTMCGAPDPTAGPSASDQSTWYLDESTLSDNIKKTLHKFCGPSPVVFSDVNSMYLSSTEPPAAAEWACLLRPLRGREPEGIWNLLSIVREMFKRRDSNAAPLLEILTEQCLTYEQIISWWYSVRTSASHSSASGHTGRSNGQSEVAAHACASMCDEMVVLWRLAVLDPTMSPYRRLELAGQLKQWHLKVIEIVKRGQHRKSLDKLFQGFKPAVESCYFSWEAAYPLDGITYCTADKRSATFCWSRAVQPQRGAKAAAAGAGGEPPEPGGGAKGDCCAAGDYKGRSHESQQEVAVRPKETVLTKRKGLSVSGGGGMLVRLGGGVSLEDGGGKCLYKGPGSSSGGKLKLAQGGGKGASVGGPGGSGGGGKHAGAKRRTSSEDSSLEPDLAELSLDDGCSLALGAEASNTFEFLPPPPEMLLRDSRKYNSGGGKMFEVKPAAAVVMDTPGAAEKEATPVQNKDEDEDVDSAGSNPPTAEARSDAEQPSAKTLRARREAAPGGAGGPEAAAASAGELANRSAESASGEAAGEDDYHAYYPSAASEEGAERPLADNHQQEEEPDIFAGMMPLEQEGRMEVLFACAEALYAHGYSNEACRLAVELARDLLANPPDLKVEQPQTKGKKSKVSTSRQTQVATNTLSKAAFLLTVLSERLELHNLAFCIGMFSLELQRPPASTKALEVKLAYQESEVVSLLKKIPLGLLEMSAIRERGEQLRDGNFCDYRPVLPLMLASFIFDVLCTPVVSPTGSRPPSRNRNNDMPGDEELGFEAAVAALGMKTTVSEAEHPLLCEGTRRVKGDLALALMITYKDDQSKLKKILDKLLDRESQTHKPQTLSSFYSSKPAAGSQRSPSKHAAAGASKHAPSSSSSSAVAPSSSSSAVAVAGDEAAHQADPNPAQSNSTAGEGAAEAKEHVSDAPPPSSEQPSEAAPFKPEATVPSRLALGARCGYNQRCWGSPVRQKKKHTGMASIDSSAPETTSDSSPTLSRRPLRGGWAAASWGRGQDSDSISSSSSDSLGSSSSSGSRRAGGGARAKSTDTSRYKGRRPECHAPHVPNQPSEAAAHFYFELAKTVLIKAGGNSSTSIFTQPSASGGHQGPHRNLHLCAFEIGLYALGLHNFVSPNWLSRTYSSHVSWITGQAMEIGSAALNILVECWDGHLTPPEVASLADRASRARDPNMVRAAAELALSCLPHAHALNPNEIQRALVQCKEQFQLTVGQQTREHRVTRAARGHWMRANRGDGDPVESDNAMLEKACMAVEEAAKGGGVYPEVLFEVAHQWYWLYEQSAGGGGSGPQREASGRCGANGGSGRRPMESGCIVLDGGGGGMESAGAATVTAAVTAATVVPVISVGSAIYQSHAMPGQAMVHPHSQGLHPYATIQAHLPTVCTPQYLGHPLQHVARPTVFPVAGAAYPQVMHPAFIGAQYPFSVATGPPGPPMAATAVTFPGLPLPSMTQIAVHPYHPETGLPLGTTVAVGSMHSGPAIQAIQATALPCLSSQPGSLGGTPFPAEDEQHSQPISQQGLHYLHSAYRVGMLALEMLGRRAHNDHPNNFSRSPPYTEDVKWLLGLAARLGVNYVYQFCVGAAKGVLSPFVLQEIIMEALQRLNPAHIHAHLRTPAFHQLVQRCQQAYLQYIHHRLIHLTPADYDDFVNIIRSARGAFCLTPVGMMQFNDVLQNLKRGKQTKELWQRISMEMATFSP encoded by the exons ACGGTCAGGTGATTCCGCTGGTGGAGTTGTCGGCGAAGCAGGTGGCGTTCCACATCCCGTTCGAGGTGGTGGAAAAGGTCTACCCCCCCGTCCCGGAGCAGCTCCAGCTGCGCATCGCCTACTGGAGCTTCCCCGAGAACGAGGAGGACATCAG gtTATATTCCTGCCTGGCTAACGGGAGTCCGGATGAGTTCCAGCGCGGGGAGCAGCTCTACAGGATCCGCGCCGTCAAAGACCCGCTGCAGATCG GTTTCCATCTCAGTGCCACCGTGGTGACCAGTCAGTCCGGTCAGTCCAAAGGGGCCTACAATGTGGCGGTCATGTTTGACCGCTGCCGCATCACTTCCTGCAGCTGCACCTGTGGCGCCGGGGCCAAGTGGTGCGCCCACGTGGTGGCGCTCTGCCTCTTCCGCATCCACAAT gcatcAGCAGTGTGTCTGAGGGCTccagtctctgagtctctgtccAGGCTGCAGAGGGACCAGCTCCAGAAGTTCGCCCAGTACCTCATCAGTGAGCTGCCTCAGCAG ATCCTTCCCACCGCTCAGCGGCTGCTGGACGAGCTGCTGTCCTCTCAGTCGACGGCCATCAACACCATGTGCGGAGCGCCAG acccgACAGCAGGCCCTTCAGCATCTGACCAGAGTACTTGGTATCTGGACGAGTCGACCCTCAGCGACAACATCAAAAAGACTCTGCACAAGTTCTGTGGGCCCTCGCCGGTCGTCTTCAG CGATGTAAACTCCATGTACCTGTCGTCCACGGAGCCGCCGGCCGCCGCCGAGTGGGCGTGTCTTCTGCGGCCCCTCAGGGGCCGAGAGCCCGAGGGCATCTGGAACCTTCTGTCCATCGTCAGGGAGATGTTCAAGAGGCGAGACAGCAACGCCGCCCCGCTGCTCGAGATTCTCACGGAGCAGTGCCTCACCTACGAGCAG atcaTCAGCTGGTGGTACAGCGTTCGGACCTCGGCGTCCCACAGCAGCGCCAGTGGCCACACCGGACGCAGCAACGGCCAGTCGGAGGTGGCGGCGCACGCCTGCGCCAGCATGTGCGACGAGATGGTGGTGCTGTGGCGGCTGGCGGTGCTCGACCCCACCATGAGCCCCTACAG GCGCCTGGAGCTAGCGGGCCAGCTGAAGCAGTGGCACCTGAAGGTCATAGAGATCGTGAAGCGCGGGCAGCATCGCAAGTCCCTGGACAAACTGTTCCAGGGCTTCAAGCCCGCCGTGGAGTCCTGCTACTTCAGCTGGGAGGCGGCCTACCCGCTGGACGGCATCACCTACTGCACCGCCGACAAGAGGAGCGCCACCTTCTGCTGGTCCAGGGCAGTGCAGCCGCAGAGAGGCGCcaaggccgccgccgccggggcgGGAGGGGAGCCCCCCGAgccggggggcggggccaaaggCGACTGCTGCGCCGCGGGGGACTACAAAGGGAGGAGCCACGAGTCCCAACAGGAGGTGGCCGTGCGACCCAAGGAGACCGTCCTGACCAAGAGGAAAGGCCTGTCGGTGAGCGGCGGCGGAGGAATGCTGGTCCGCCTGGGAGGGGGCGTGTCCCTGGAAGACGGAGGAGGGAAATGCCTCTACAAAGGGCCGGGCTCCTCCTCCGGCGGGAAGCTGAAGCTGGCGCAGGGAGGCGGGAAGGGGGCGTCTGTCGGAGGCCCGGgagggagcggcggcggcgggaagCACGCCGGTGCCAAGCGGAGAACCAGCAGCGAAGACAGCTCCTTGGAGCCGGACCTGGCCGAGCTCAGCCTGGACGACGGCTGCAGTCTGGCCCTGGGGGCCGAGGCCAGCAACACTTTTGAGTTCCTGCCCCCGCCGCCAGAGATGCTGCTCCGAGACTCGCGCAAGTACAATAGCGGCGGCGGCAAAATGTTCGAGGTCAAGCCCGCCGCGGCGGTCGTTATGGACACGCCCGGCGCCGCGGAGAAGGAGGCGACGCCCGTCCAGAAcaaagacgaagacgaagacgTGGACTCGGCCGGCAGTAACCCGCCGACCGCCGAGGCGAGATCGGACGCCGAGCAACCGTCTGCCAAGACCCTGCGCGCCCGCAGAGAGGCGGCGCCCGGTGGAGCGGGGGGCCcagaggcggcggcggcttccGCGGGTGAGCTGGCCAACCGGAGCGCAGAGTCGGCGAGCGGAGAGGCGGCGGGCGAGGACGACTACCACGCGTACTACCCGAGTGCCGCctcggaggagggggcggagcgaCCGCTGGCTGACAAccaccagcaggaggaggagccggacaTCTTCGCGGGGATGATGCCGCTGGAGCAGGAGGGCCGCATGGAG gtgctgtTTGCGTGTGCCGAGGCCCTCTACGCTCACGGCTACAGTAACGAGGCGTGCCGGCTGGCCGTGGAGCTGGCCCGAGACCTGTTGGCCAATCCTCCGGACCTCAAAGTGGAGCAGCCGCAGACGAAG GGTAAGAAGAGCAAGGTGTCCACCAGCCGCCAGACGCAGGTCGCCACCAACACGCTGTCCAAGGCCGCCTTCCTGCTCACGGTGCTCAGCGAGCGGCTGGAGCTCCACAACCTGGCCTTCTGCATCGGCATGTTCTCCCTGGAGCTCCAGAGGCCTCCGGCGTCCACGAAAGCTCTGGAG gtgaagCTGGCCTACCAGGAGTCCGAGGTGGTGTCTTTGCTGAAGAAGATCCCTCTGGGCCTGCTGGAGATGTCGGCCATCAGGGAGCGAGGCGAGCAGCTCCGAGACGGGAACTTCTGTGACTACCGGCCGGTGCTGCCGCTCATGTTGGCCAGCTTCATCTTTGACGTGCTGTGCACCCCAG TCGTGTCCCCGACGGGCTCCCGGCCGCCGAGTCGCAACCGCAACAACGACATGCCCGGCGACGAGGAGCTGGGCTTCGAGGCCGCCGTCGCCGCTCTTG GTATGAAGACCACGGTAAGCGAGGCGGAGCATCCGCTGCTGTGCGAAGGCACCAGGCGGGTGAAGGGCGACCTGGCTCTGGCTCTCATGATCACCTATAAGGACGACCAGAGCAAGCTCAAGAAG atACTGGATAAACTGCTGGACAGGGAGAGTCAGACCCACAAGCCCCAGACTCTAAGCTCCTTCTACTCCAGCAAGCCGGCGGCCGGCAGCCAGCGCAGCCCGTCCAAACACGCCGCCGCCGGCGCCTCCAAACATgcgccctcgtcctcctcctcgtccgcgGTGGCGCCCTCTTCTTCCAGCTCCGCCGTAGCGGTGGCTGGCGACGAGGCGGCTCATCAGGCCGATCCGAACCCTGCGCAGAGCAACAGCACCGCGGGAGAGGGAGCTGCTGAGGCCAAGGAGCACG TGTCGGATGCGCCTCCTCCCTCGAGCGAGCAGCCGAGCGAGGCGGCGCCGTTCAAGCCGGAGGCCACCGTGCCCAGTCGGCTGGCGCTGGGGGCGCGCTGCGGCTACAACCAGCGCTGCTGGGGCTCGCCCGTccggcagaagaagaagcacacgG GCATGGCGAGCATCGACAGCAGCGCTCCGGAGACCACCTCGGACAGCTCGCCCACCCTGAGCCGCCGGCCACTGCGGGGCGGCTGGGCGGCCGCCTcctgggggcggggccaggacAGCGACAGCATCAGCAGCTCCTCGTCCGACTCgctgggctcctcctcctccagcggctCTCGCcgggcagggggcggggccagggccAAGAGCACCGACACCAGCAG GTACAAAGGCCGGCGTCCCGAGTGCCACGCCCCCCACGTGCCCAACCAGCCCTCGGAGGCGGCGGCCCACTTCTACTTTGAGCTGGCCAAGACGGTGCTGATCAAAGCCGGGGGGAACTCCTCCACGTCCATTTTCACGCAGCCCTCGGCCAGCGGGGGCCACCAGGGGCCCCACAGAAACCTGCACCTGTGTGCCTTTGAGATCGGCCTGTACGCCCTCGGCCTCCACAACTTCGTCTCGCCCAACTGGCTGTCCAGGACCTACTCCTCCCACGTGTCCTGgatcactg gccaGGCCATGGAGATCGGCAGCGCCGCCCTCAACATCCTGGTGGAGTGCTGGGACGGCCACCTCACTCCTCCGGAGGTGGCGTCCCTCGCCGACCGAGCGTCGCGGGCCCGGGACCCCAACATGGTGCGGGCGGCGGCGGAGCTGGCCCTCAGCTGCCTGCCTCACGCCCACGCCCTCAACCCCAATGAGATCCAGAGAGCCCTGGTGCAGTGCAAAGAGCAG TTCCAGCTTACTGTAGGACAGCAGACGCGTGAGCACCGCGTGACGCGGGCGGCTCGTGGCCATTGGATGAGAGCGAATCGAGGCGACGGCGACCCGGTTGAATCT GACAACGCCATGCTGGAGAAGGCCTGCATGGCCGTGGAGGAGGCGGCCAAGGGCGGCGGCGTGTACCCCGAGGTCCTGTTCGAGGTGGCGCACCAGTGGTACTGGCTGTACGAGCAGTCGGCGGGCGGCGGTGGCTCGGGCCCCCAGCGGGAGGCCTCCGGGCGCTGCGGGGCCAACGGCGGCTCGGGCCGGCGGCCGATGGAGTCCGGCTGCATCGTCctggacggcggcggcggcggcatggAGTCGGCGGGCGCGGCGACGGTCACGGCGGCGGTCACCGCGGCCACCGTCGTGCCCGTCATCTCCGTGGGCTCCGCCATCTATCAGTCCCACGCCATGCCGGGCCAGGCCATGGTTCACCCCCACAGCCAGGGCCTCCACCCCTACGCCACCATCCAGGCCCACCTGCCCACCGTCTGCACCCCCCAGTACCTGGGGCACCCTCTGCAGCACGTGGCCCGGCCCACCGTCTTCCCGGTAGCCGGCGCTGCATACCCGCAG GTGATGCACCCAGCCTTCATCGGGGCCCAGTACCCGTTCTCGGTGGCCACTGGCCCCCCAGGGCCTCCGATGGCAGCCACGGCCGTGACCTTCCCCGGGCTCCCCCTACCATCCATGACTCAGATCGCCGTCCACCCCTACCACCCCGAGACGGGCCTGCCCCTCGGCACCACCGTAGCAG TGGGCAGCATGCACTCGGGCCCCGCCATCCAGGCCATCCAGGCCACGGCTCTGCCCTGCCTCTCCAGCCAGCCCGGCTCATTGGGCGGCACTCCTTTCCCCGCGGAGGACGAGCAGCACAGCCAGCCAATCAGCCAGCAGGGCCTGCACTACCTGCACTCTGCCTACAGAGTTG GCATGCTGGCGTTGGAAATGCTGGGCAGGAGGGCTCACAACGACCACCCCAACAACTTCTCCAGGAGCCCGCCTTACACCGAGGACGTCAAATGGCTGCTGGGACTGGCTGCCAGGCTAG GAGTCAACTACGTGTACCAGTTCTGCGTCGGCGCGGCGAAAGGAGTCCTCAGTCCGTTCGTCCTGCAGGAGATCATCATGGAGGCTCTGCAGCGGCTGAACCCCGCCCACATCCACGCCCACCTCAGGACGCCCGCGTTCCACCAGCTGGTGCAGCGCTGCCAACAGGCCTACCTGCAG tACATCCACCACCGGCTCATCCACCTGACGCCCGCCGACTACGACGACTTCGTCAACATCATCCGCAGCGCCCGCGGCGCCTTCTGCCTGACGCCGGTGGGCATGATGCAGTTCAACGACGTGCTGCAGAACCTGAAGCGGGGCAAGCAGACCAAGGAGCTGTGGCAGCGCATCTCCATGGAGATGGCCACCTTCTCCCCCTGA